The DNA sequence CCATCACAATCCAAGCAGAATAAAGTATATTCTTCATCTTTGTGTTCTTTGCATGGGTTGTGAAAGTTGGCATCCAATATAGATGTTAACCACTGTGGAACTTGGGCTGCCATAATCGCCTATGATATATATGGATGCTTCTCCCTCAAAAGTGGGCCCTGCGCGCTAATACCAAAAGCTAGATCTCTTTGCGttgatgtaaaagtttgttAGCTAGGATTAGATAATTATAACCTAtttaaattattagataaatataatttatctttatttttatcaatgaatatttaaatttaaagataaatagctaaatatttatctttatctttatctataaatatttgaattctaagatAAGTGGTTGAATAGATTAAGattcaaaagacttttgatcAAGATTAAATGTTCGAAAAGATAGGAGATATTAAATGATTTGGAAAGAAGATTCAAAAAGAAGATATCAagcagaaataattttaaattatcaaaaagttATCCAGAACAAAAGCTGAACATAAATCAGTTACTGCAGAGAAGAGTTATCGCGACATATTAGCAATTCGTCAGGAGACGTCTTCGCGATATATTCTATCCGTCAGCAGAATCCTATTGAAACTCCAGATAGTTTATTTAAGAGATTCTACTGGTTAAGATGGCTAGAGattttgatctatatatttTCTAGATCACTTTCTATTACATTGTTTAGTGAGAAAATtttttagtgaatttttatatttgtgatctctctttgagtgtgatCGTGCTTCCAATGTGGAAGATTGTATGATTGGACTACAACCCCTATATTTATAGTATAGCtctatattaattttctttaatttgggTTAAATGGATTTCACTGAAAATGTTGAGGtattttcaataattaattcacaaatcttgctgatttattttttcttttatggggCCTGTTAATTAGAACGTTCCTGCAGTGAGATTTATAATGATAGTTGACTACAAGTGGGTCTATACACTTTTTTAGAGCCAATGTTAATTACTGGAGGGTAGATAGAGGATAATGTTGTGTTCGGGATAAAATAAGCACGTGTTCAAGCTCATGAGAGGATAAAGATCGTGACCATGGCAAGGAAGTAGAATACAACGTGTCAAGAGATAAAAGAATACAGCTGGTGGCCTTACAATTAAGTGAAGTGAAAGAAAGTGGAATGCATCTAAACATGTGGGATAAAGCGTAAAGTTAAGGAGAAAACTTCAATGGTAATAAATGAGAGAGATAAAAGGGTATCCTCTGCACAAAGGTCAAAGGTATCTTCTTCGTCCTCCCAAAAACTTTTCACCATTATACTGACAGAACCGCTTTGAAGTGATTGGGctgtttttaagaaaatatcagCCATTAATTATAAGCCACCACATTAacaattttacataattaacaCGAGGAACATCATATTTCCAAACGCTCCAGTCGAACGGCCCTGTCAAAACACCTCTTGAAACTCAACCTAGTCGAAGGAACGCCCCCTTTACAAACTTCAGATTAGTTGAACGCCCCAGTTCAATGCCGTCAACCAGTCAACGTCGAATGGCCTAGTCCAGCGCCCTCAGTCGAACGCTCCAATGCCATCGAATGCCCCAACAGTTTCGTCGACCACCAGTTTCGACGCCACCATTTCCGTCGCACCCACTATCTTTGCCGCGCCCAGCATCTTTGTCACCCACCATCTGCCCACAATCTCTTTCGCCCATACAGCATCAAAAGAACTTTGCTAGTAGTTGGAGATATTTGGTTTGCATTCTGTTGATTCTTTGAAGATCCATTTATGACACTTATCAGATGCAACTTTCCCCATCAACCTGTTGGAATCAATATCTCACCCAATCAAGCCCCATATGATAGGGAGACTCTTCACCTTTACATCTCTCTACTTTCCATGTTACCTCAAGATTTTggttaagagagagagacagaagagagagggagggaggatcGAAACCACAACACAAACACCTAACCAGTACCCACCCTTCTCCATAATTATATAACTGAATGGACATCTTGCTGAAGGATCTCCTGACAGGATCTTCGCCACCATCAATCTCTTCCAAACAATCGCCAACTCTTCCTCGACAAAACCCATCTTCCCACATCAACATTCTTCACAAGGTTTTGACAGAAAAAAATTACATCCATTTGAAATCACTGAAGAACATATTGTGCAAATGAAAACTTACTAAATAACTATCAATAATTATCAAtcacaaaaactaaaatacaaagaaaataaacatctttcaatttcactcttttttccACTCTTTTCTTGCAAGGAAGACAATAATGCTCTGCCTCGTTGTTGAGCAAAGGAAACAAAGAATGCAAATTATACCGCGAAGTTGAACATAGTGCTTGAAAATATTACTCTGTTTACTAAATCCTCTgctttctcagcaaccaaactgAGAGGTGAAGGCAAACCATTACCCCCCTCTGACTCTTCtgcgataaaaaaaaagagacatcGATGTTGAAAGCTTCGACACTAGAGGCTTCGACGGGTTTGAGAGAAGGAGATGGGGTTTGAGCGAAGGAGGCTTCTACCATGCAATCCCATATGTTTTTTAATGGACCGCCTACGTGGCGATCACTTATTAGTGGCctgttttttataataaaatggaCGTATCGGTTCTACGTTATTCTCATCTTTTGAGggtgaaatatattgtttttgccTATGTGGTGATTTTATAGTCTCTTATATACtcattttgctttttgtttttgtctattatttaatattaaatttataaaaataaattctttaacCAAATTTTGAGTCACTGCTGCTGAAGTTACCCAAAGTGAGGCGCGAGAGAAACGTGTGAGGCACTGAGTCCGAGGACAAAGAGTTTGTAGTTTGTACGAAAACTTCCTTTTCAATCTGATTCTGAATGATATCATTGGGTGGAACTAGAAAACACAGATCATGCAGCGAGCTGGGACTTCATGTTACCACAAGCTGAGTTTGCTTTCAATAActctgttgaaaattgaaaattattagatattgttagaaattaaaaattgagataaaagttgaaaattgaaaaagatattgttagaatatcatttttttaatattattattattattttgggatttgaaaaagttgaattgtttattatattgtgttagaatttgaaaaatttgtaatgattagataagatgagttaagatgagttgagatgggtttgaGATCCAAATCTACATGCTGGTCGTGACAACTAACAAAAGCCAATTTCAAAATAGGGGAGCTTAAAGTTTTTGCTGAAGCCGGAGTGCGATGAATATGGCAatcatctaatttatttgtGATAATTTATGGTGATGATCTCAAAAAGTCACATTCTCATCTTCCTAAGAATAAGACAACCATGAGAAGAACCATATGAAAGTCAAAGATCACTCTAAATTTACATGTTCACTCAAACCCCTTCCTGCTCTGCCATATGAGCTGTAATGGACCACTTTCCTCTAATTGTTGTTCACTGAGTCTGAGCTCAAGCCTAGCTAGTTTGTATCTTTTGTAACCACCAAAAGATACCAATTGTTAATGAGCAAAAGACCTGTAGTGCTCCTCAAGCGGGTGGCCTATTATCAGCCATATGCACCTCCTAGGCAGACGCAACTCACCTAAGAAAAATCGGGTGCCATGGCTAACAAGTACAATGGATCGGTACTTTCTTGGTGGAGCAAACTTATCCTAATGAACCATGATGGATCGGTACCAGTGAGTGGAGAAGCCGAGAGCTGAGACGCCGATTGATGCGAATGAGATTCATATTATGAGTAAGGGAAGGATGCGCAACTATATCACCTATGCCACGAGCTTGCTTCAAGAGGAAAACGGTTCAAGTGAAATTGTATTCAAGGCATTGGGAAGAGCTATCAACAAGACGGTGACAATTGTGGAGTTAATTAATAGAAGAATTGTTGGCCTTCATCAAAATACTTCAATTGGATCCACCGATATAACTGATACATGGGAGCCCCTGGAGGAAGGCCTCCTTCCATTGGAAACCACAAGACATGTGTCAATGATAACAAtgaggctacgtttggatgttgaactgagttaagtttagttaagatgataaaatattgttagaatattaattttttaatattattattattttaaaattttgaaaaagttaaattatttattatattttgtgctgaaatttgaaaaggttgtaatgatgagttaatatgagttgagaggagtttagGATCCAAACATACCCTAACCCTTTCAAAGAAGGAACTGAATACATCCTTTGTTGGGTACTAGCCTCCATTACCCACAGAGCAGGTGAAGCCATCTACAGAGGAAGGGCAAAAGCTAGAGGGAATGGTTTTGTGGCAGCTGATTATGAGGATGGAGGTTGGGATCGCGGTCGAGGCAATGCAAGGGGTAGGGGTTGTGGAAGAGGACGTGGTTTCTGTGGCCGTGGAAGGGGATGGTATAGTGAACCTCAAGTTGACACACAGCAAGAGGGAGGATACCATCGAGAAGCACCTGTCCAAGGCCGTGGACGAGGCCGTGTGAGGGGAAATCGTGGAAGGGGCTGTCGCTTTAGATCCAATGGATTGAAGATTGAGTGGGCTTCCACAGACATGACGGAAATGACTCGAGTTATGGAACTTTCCGATCTATGTTTCATTCTCTCTTGTTAGTACCATTTATGGTCCCGGGCTAGTACTTATTGTAGGTCATATTCATATGGTAGTGCTGTAGACTTACAAGTTTGGAATTGCTCCCAAATGAGGCAAACCCGTTTTGTGGGTGACATGCTTGGATAGTTGTACTTTTCCATTTTGACTGAGCcgcattcttttatttttgtttggagagtTTTtggtgtaaaaataaaataaaatagtacgGATCAGCTTTAGCAATCGGTCATGGAATTGCCGTAGTTCTGATTTTAACAGGTTGAACTTGAATATAGGCCAGTTACAAGTGGTGGGGTTAGGTTGAGTCGTCATATGCTGGCAACAAGCACGCATTTTCTTcgtaatagaaaaaaataacaataaataaataaaatttgctCGAGTGCGGTCAACATGTCAACggacattttatttttcttatttgagaAAATGGCAACAATATATGATCTCAGAAGTCGGCTATTCTCTTATCTTCCAAAGAAATGACAAACATCATAAGAAAACAACATTATAATCAATGAGGATATCTAAAGTTGCTTAATTCGACAAAACCTGTCGTGTTAGTGAGACTCTCAGCCCTAACAATGGATCCTCTACTCCAATTCCTATTGACTCTGTTCTCTTGCCTCTTTGCTTTGCTAGTATGTATCTGTTTTCAGTACTTGAGAAGCCAAATTATTCGTGAGAAAAAGACCTGTACAGCACCTCAAGCTGGTGGCGCTTGGCCTATTATAGGCCATATGCACCTACTCGGCGGCCGGCAACTGACCCACAAAACACTGGGTGCCATGGCTGACAAATACGGACCAGTTTTTACTATCAGGTTGGGTTCTCACAGAGTTTTGGTTCTGAATAGTTGGGAAATGGCCAGAGAGTGTTTCACTGTCCATGACAAGGTTTTCTCCACCAGACCGAGCATTGCAGCCTCAAAGTTGTTGGGATATGACTATGCTATGTTTGGGTTTGCTCCATACGGATCATACTGGCGTGAGATGCGCAAGATAGCTACAACTGAGCTTTTGTCGAATCATCGGCTTGATATGCCGAAGCATGTACGAGCTTCAGAGGTGGGAACTGCGATCAAGGAATTGTACCAGTTCTGGGTTAGCAAAGGCAGTGCAGAAAGAGGAGTTCTTGTGGACATGAAGCAATGGTTTGGGGATTTGACACAGAATCTTACTTTAAGAATCGTTGCAGGTAAGCGATACTTCGGAACCAATGCTgattttgatgaagatgaggcacGTCGCTTTCAGAAAGTGATGAGGGAATTTTTTCATCTGTTTGGTGTGTTTGTGTTGTCTGATGCAATACCGTTTCTGGGGTGGTTGGATTTAAATAGATATGAGAAAAGGATGAAGAGAACTGCAAAACAATTGGACGCTCTAGTTGGAGGGTGGCTGGAGGAGCATAAACAGAAGAAGTTGTCAGAtgggaagagaagagaagagcaGGATTTTATGGATGTGATGCTCAACACCCTCGAAGATGCCCAGATTTCAGGATTTGATGCTGACACCATCAACAAGGCTACTTCCCTGGTAAGTTCTTCGTGACTTTCATCTCTTTCACGAGTCCCAAGGTAAAAACTTGCCGGGTGATGGCTAAACCaaccaaaacaaagaagaatagAGAAACAGAGTAAGAAATCCTGAAAAATATGAACAGGATTCAATACTCAattgatcaaataaaaaaaaaaaaaaaatttcgccGCATAATGTTTTCACTTTCAAGGCTATATCAAGGAATCCTTAGGGACTGGCTCAACTGTTAAGGGCTTTGTTCTTGGGGATATGCCCCAAGTTTAAGGTTTGGATCCTTGATCCTTGataccccaaaaaaaaaaaaaatcatcagaaAAAGGTTGGGAGGATTTATTGTTGAGTCATGAGATATTATTTTGGCAGAATCTATTCTTAGCAGGAAGTGACACTACAATGGTCACTCTCACATGGGCTCTGTCTTTACTACTCAACAATAGCGATGCACTAAAGAAGGCCTGTGAGGAGCTAGACAAAAACGTTGGCAAGGATAGACATGTCGAAGAATCCGACATAAAAGACTTGGTCTATCTCCAAGCCATTGTCAAGGAAACACTGCGCCTATACCCACCTAGTCCGATCATTGGTCTTCGTGCTGCCATGGAAGACTGCACCCTCTCAGCCGGCTATGGCATTCCGGCCGACACACGGTTAATGGTGAATGCCTGGAAAATTCACCGAGACGAGAACATTTGGCCCAACCCTCACGAATTCAGACCAGAGAGATTCTTGACTACTCACAGGGACATGGACCTGAGAGGTCAGAATTTTGAGCTCATTCCTTTCGGTTCAGGAAGGCGATCTTGTCCAGGGATTTCCCTAGCTCTTCAAGTGGTGCATTTGACGCTCGCTAGCTTCTTACACAGTTTCAACATTTCTAAGCCATCCAATGAAGATGTGGATATGACAGAGAGCGTTGGCTTGACAAACTTGAAGGCAACCC is a window from the Juglans regia cultivar Chandler chromosome 7, Walnut 2.0, whole genome shotgun sequence genome containing:
- the LOC108995267 gene encoding cytochrome P450 CYP82D47-like, which translates into the protein MDPLLQFLLTLFSCLFALLVCICFQYLRSQIIREKKTCTAPQAGGAWPIIGHMHLLGGRQLTHKTLGAMADKYGPVFTIRLGSHRVLVLNSWEMARECFTVHDKVFSTRPSIAASKLLGYDYAMFGFAPYGSYWREMRKIATTELLSNHRLDMPKHVRASEVGTAIKELYQFWVSKGSAERGVLVDMKQWFGDLTQNLTLRIVAGKRYFGTNADFDEDEARRFQKVMREFFHLFGVFVLSDAIPFLGWLDLNRYEKRMKRTAKQLDALVGGWLEEHKQKKLSDGKRREEQDFMDVMLNTLEDAQISGFDADTINKATSLNLFLAGSDTTMVTLTWALSLLLNNSDALKKACEELDKNVGKDRHVEESDIKDLVYLQAIVKETLRLYPPSPIIGLRAAMEDCTLSAGYGIPADTRLMVNAWKIHRDENIWPNPHEFRPERFLTTHRDMDLRGQNFELIPFGSGRRSCPGISLALQVVHLTLASFLHSFNISKPSNEDVDMTESVGLTNLKATPLEVLLSPRLNSHLFA